In Nymphaea colorata isolate Beijing-Zhang1983 chromosome 13, ASM883128v2, whole genome shotgun sequence, one DNA window encodes the following:
- the LOC116266946 gene encoding uncharacterized protein LOC116266946 produces MHQICGLQCTTQASVPFGCRFSRSKWKRTKVIQGPKAESSETKKAKLLARKKERISLSSYSDQFGVSYPIADFLNHRMGIESMLNTRALQRFEQLTPSTYRCYLQKIQLLNFEVAPILDLSVTPTSDACIVEMLSCKFEGSKILEEQNKHFSAFMRNHIRWNENCPEPFLDVDVEVTILLQVYTMPFVMLPISAVETPGNLIMQALVDRLVPLLFQQLIQDYQTWAEAQSRLPQKASSLSQYKNGG; encoded by the exons ATGCACCAGATATGCGGTCTGCAGTGCACAACTCAAGCGAGCGTACCATTTGGATGTCGCTTCTCTCGTAGCAAATG GAAGAGGACCAAAGTCATACAAGGTCCAAAAGCAGAGTCATCAGAGACAAAGAAAGCTAAATTGCTAGCCAGGAAAAAGGAACGAATCAGTTTGTCAAGTTACAGTGACCAATTTGGTGTATCTTATCCAATTGCGGACTTTCTTAACCATCGAATGGGGATTGAATCGATGCTGAATACTAGAGCATTGCAAAGATTTGAGCAACTGACTCCCAGCACATACAg GTGTTATTTACAGAAAATTCAGCTTCTGAATTTTGAAGTGGCCCCTATATTGGATTTGTCTGTCACGCCAACAAGTGATGCTTGCATTGTTGAAATGTTGTCTTGTAAA TTTGAGGGTTCAAAAATCTTGGAAGAACAGAACAAGCATTTTTCAG CTTTTATGAGGAACCACATAAGGTGGAATGAGAACTGTCCTGAACCATTTCTTGATgttgatgtggaagtgactaTTCTTCTCCAG gTGTACACTATGCCTTTTGTTATGCTTCCGATTTCAGCAGTTGAAACTCCTGGGAATTT GATCATGCAAGCTTTGGTTGACAGACTGGTTCCACTACTCTTCCAACAACTCATTCAAGATTATCAGACTTGGGCAGAAGCACAATCTCGACTTCCTCAAAAGGCTTCTTCCCTCTCTCAATACAAG AATGGCGGTTAA
- the LOC116266944 gene encoding organic cation/carnitine transporter 7-like — protein sequence MSEGRDTNHGEPQMVGEASTYTVDDALLVLGFGKFQWFLLAYAGMGWAADAMEMMLLSFVGPAVQSEWGLSPRQESAITSVVFAGMLFGAYTWGTISDNYGRRIGFLATAVVTFVAGLLSAFSPNYASLVSFRCLVGVGLGGGPVLNSWFLEFVPAPKRGAWMIVFASFWTLGTILEASLAWIVMPTLGWRWLLALSSLPSMILLLFYIFVPESPRYLCMKGRTNDSLHVLERIAAVNKKRIPSGVLVSSHAIVNDSQEPCPENSRLPSERQLDAKPVENNENKAGILASIVLLLSQKLIRTTLFIWVVFFGNAFSYYGIVLLTSELSIANKKCESKNFKSNDSKHGSLYRDVFITSLAELPGLLLSAAVVDRIGRKFSMSAMLFMCCILLMPLLVHQSEIVTTCILFGARLFIVGSFTILFIYAPEVYPTRVRTTGFGAASSVARIGGILCPLVAVALLNACHQTLSIVLFEIVIIFAAVAVLCLPVETKARALNDNV from the exons ATGTCTGAAGGAAGAGACACAAACCATGGAGAACCACAG ATGGTGGGTGAGGCTTCCACATATACAGTTGACGATGCACTCTTGGTTCTGGGATTTGGAAAGTTCCAATGGTTCCTTCTTGCTTATGCTGGAATGGGCTGGGCTGCAGATGCAATGGAAATGATGCTTCTTTCCTTTGTGGGTCCAGCTGTGCAATCAGAATGGGGATTGTCACCTCGCCAAGAGAGTGCAATCACCAGTGTTGTCTTTGCTGGAATGCTTTTTGGAGCATACACGTGGGGAACAATTTCTGATAACTATGGAAGAAG GATTGGCTTTCTTGCCACTGCTGTGGTCACTTTTGTAGCTGGTCTTTTAAGTGCTTTCTCCCCAAACTATGCATCACTGGTCAGCTTCCGTTGTTTGGTTGGAGTAGGGTTGGGAGGAGGTCCAGTGCTCAATTCTTGGTTCTTGGAATTTGTTCCTGCTCCAAAAAGAGGAGCGTGGATGATTGTTTTTGCTAGCTTCTGGACACTTGGAACAATTTTAGAGGCTTCATTGGCATGG attgTCATGCCTACATTGGGATGGAGATGGCTGCTTGCACTATCTTCTTTGCCCTCAATGATTCTGCTTTTGTTCTATATTTTCGTGCCAGAATCACCAAGGTATCTCTGTATGAAAGGGAGAACAAATGATTCACTGCATGTCTTGGAAAGAATTGCTGCTGTAAACAAGAAGAGAATTCCATCTGGTGTTCTGGTGTCTAGTCATGCCATTGTAAATGATTCACAGGAGCCCTGTCCAGAAAATTCTCGTTTGCCATCAGAAAGACAATTAGATGCCAAACCTGTTGAGAATAATGAAAACAAAGCAGGAATTTTAGCTTCAATTGTCCTGCTACTTTCTCAAAAACTAATCAGGACAACTCTTTTCATATGGGTGGTCTTTTTTGGAAATGCATTTTCTTACTATGGCATTGTATTGCTTACATCTGAATTGAGCATCGCAAACAAGAAATGCGAATCAAAAAACTTCAAGTCAAATGACTCAAAGCATGGCAGTCTTTACAGAGACGTCTTCATCACAAGTCTTGCAG AGCTTCCAGGGCTTCTGCTATCAGCGGCAGTGGTGGATAGGATTGGCCGCAAGTTTTCGATGTCTGCTATGCTTTTCATGTGTTGCATTTTACTCATGCCACTGCTAGTTCATCAGTCCGAGATTGTGACAACATGTATACTTTTTGGAGCCCGATTGTTCATAGTTGGAAGCTTCACAATCCTCTTTATTTATGCTCCAGAG GTATATCCAACTAGGGTCAGGACAACAGGCTTCGGAGCTGCTAGTTCAGTGGCAAGAATTGGTGGGATCTTATGCCCACTTGTGGCTGTTGCGCTGTTAAATGCTTGTCACCAGACTCTGTCGATTGTTTTATTTGAGATTGTAATAATTTTTGCAGCTGTCGCTGTTCTTTGTTTACCTGTTGAGACCAAGGCTCGTGCATTGAATGACAATGTATAA
- the LOC116266945 gene encoding organic cation/carnitine transporter 7-like isoform X2, whose translation MRGDASYTVDDALVSLGFGKFQMLLLAYAGMGWAAEAMEMMLLSFVGPAVQSEWGLTSSQESMISTAVFAGTLVGAYSWGIISDNYGRKNGFLATAMITGVAGCLCALSPNYASLVSFRCLVGVGLGGGPTLSSWFLEFVPAPNRGTWMMVFSCFWTFGTVLEASLAWIVMPAFGWRWLLALSSLPSLVLLLFYVVVPESPRYLCMRGQTNDSLRILEKIAAINKRKLPSGTLVSSHASENDLEDCPSKSLPLLPERKLDDEAIEKIERKPDVLTSIYLLFSRSLIKTTLLLWVVFFGNSFSYYGLVLLTSELSNTKNICITQRFYLIGSKHDSLYRDVFITSLSEFPGLLLAAVMVDRVGRRISMSALLFMGCFLLIPLLYHQSEALTTILLFGARMFIEGSFTIIYFYAPEVYPTIVRTTGLGAASSIGRIGGMLCPLVAVALLQSCHQFLSVIFFEIAIAFSGLAVLYLPKETKGRPLNDTL comes from the exons ATGAGGGGTGATGCATCATATACAGTGGATGATGCACTTGTGTCCTTGGGCTTTGGAAAGTTCCAGATGCTTCTGCTTGCTTACGCTGGGATGGGCTGGGCAGCAGAGGCTATGGAAATgatgcttctttcttttgtagGTCCAGCTGTTCAATCAGAGTGGGGCTTGACATCTAGCCAGGAGAGCATGATCTCCACTGCTGTTTTTGCTGGAACGCTTGTTGGGGCTTATTCTTGGGGGATCATTTCTGACAACTATGGGAGAAA GAATGGATTTCTGGCCACGGCTATGATCACTGGTGTAGCTGGTTGTCTCTGTGCTCTCTCTCCAAATTATGCATCACTGGTTAGCTTCCGTTGTTTGGTTGGGGTAGGTTTGGGAGGAGGTCCTACACTCAGTTCTTGGTTCTTGGAATTTGTGCCTGCTCCGAATAGGGGCACTTGGATGATGGTTTTTTCCTGTTTCTGGACATTTGGGACAGTCCTGGAGGCTTCTTTAGCATGG atTGTCATGCCAGCATTTGGGTGGAGGTGGCTGCTTGCACTATCTTCTTTGCCCTCATTGGTTCTGCTTTTATTCTATGTTGTGGTTCCAGAATCACCAAGGTATCTCTGTATGAGAggccaaacaaatgattcaCTACGAATCTTAGAGAAAATTGCAGCTATAAACAAGAGGAAACTTCCATCTGGTACTCTCGTGTCCAGCCATGCTAGTGAGAATGATTTAGAAGATTGCCCATCCAAAAGCTTGCCTTTGCTGCCAGAAAGAAAGCTAGATGATGAAGCTATtgagaaaatagaaaggaaacCAGATGTTTTAACATCAATATATCTGCTTTTCTCACGAAGCTTGATCAAGACAACTCTTCTGCTATGGGTTGTCTTCTTCGGAAACTCATTTTCATATTATGGTCTTGTCCTACTTACATCTGAGTTGAGCAACACCAAAAACATTTGCATAACACAAAGATTCTATTTAATTGGTTCAAAACATGACAGTCTTTATCGAGATGTTTTCATCACAAGCTTGTCAG AGTTTCCTGGCCTTCTATTAGCAGCCGTGATGGTGGACAGGGTTGGCCGCAGGATTTCGATGTCAGCTTTGCTTTTCATGGGTTGTTTTTTACTCATCCCATTGCTATATCATCAGTCTGAGGCTTTGACAACAATTTTATTATTCGGAGCTCGCATGTTTATCGAGGGGAGCTTCactattatttatttttatgctccAGAG GTATACCCAACTATAGTTAGAACAACTGGCCTAGGAGCTGCTAGCTCAATCGGGAGAATTGGCGGGATGTTATGCCCCCTTGTGGCAGTTGCACTCCTACAATCTTGCCACcaatttttatcagttattttTTTTGAGATTGCAATAGCTTTTTCAGGTCTCGCCGTGTTATATTTACCAAAGGAAACCAAGGGACGTCCATTGAATGACACTCTGTAG
- the LOC116266945 gene encoding organic cation/carnitine transporter 7-like isoform X1, translated as MIPCLCASMRGDASYTVDDALVSLGFGKFQMLLLAYAGMGWAAEAMEMMLLSFVGPAVQSEWGLTSSQESMISTAVFAGTLVGAYSWGIISDNYGRKNGFLATAMITGVAGCLCALSPNYASLVSFRCLVGVGLGGGPTLSSWFLEFVPAPNRGTWMMVFSCFWTFGTVLEASLAWIVMPAFGWRWLLALSSLPSLVLLLFYVVVPESPRYLCMRGQTNDSLRILEKIAAINKRKLPSGTLVSSHASENDLEDCPSKSLPLLPERKLDDEAIEKIERKPDVLTSIYLLFSRSLIKTTLLLWVVFFGNSFSYYGLVLLTSELSNTKNICITQRFYLIGSKHDSLYRDVFITSLSEFPGLLLAAVMVDRVGRRISMSALLFMGCFLLIPLLYHQSEALTTILLFGARMFIEGSFTIIYFYAPEVYPTIVRTTGLGAASSIGRIGGMLCPLVAVALLQSCHQFLSVIFFEIAIAFSGLAVLYLPKETKGRPLNDTL; from the exons ATGATTCCCTGCTTGTGTGCCAGT ATGAGGGGTGATGCATCATATACAGTGGATGATGCACTTGTGTCCTTGGGCTTTGGAAAGTTCCAGATGCTTCTGCTTGCTTACGCTGGGATGGGCTGGGCAGCAGAGGCTATGGAAATgatgcttctttcttttgtagGTCCAGCTGTTCAATCAGAGTGGGGCTTGACATCTAGCCAGGAGAGCATGATCTCCACTGCTGTTTTTGCTGGAACGCTTGTTGGGGCTTATTCTTGGGGGATCATTTCTGACAACTATGGGAGAAA GAATGGATTTCTGGCCACGGCTATGATCACTGGTGTAGCTGGTTGTCTCTGTGCTCTCTCTCCAAATTATGCATCACTGGTTAGCTTCCGTTGTTTGGTTGGGGTAGGTTTGGGAGGAGGTCCTACACTCAGTTCTTGGTTCTTGGAATTTGTGCCTGCTCCGAATAGGGGCACTTGGATGATGGTTTTTTCCTGTTTCTGGACATTTGGGACAGTCCTGGAGGCTTCTTTAGCATGG atTGTCATGCCAGCATTTGGGTGGAGGTGGCTGCTTGCACTATCTTCTTTGCCCTCATTGGTTCTGCTTTTATTCTATGTTGTGGTTCCAGAATCACCAAGGTATCTCTGTATGAGAggccaaacaaatgattcaCTACGAATCTTAGAGAAAATTGCAGCTATAAACAAGAGGAAACTTCCATCTGGTACTCTCGTGTCCAGCCATGCTAGTGAGAATGATTTAGAAGATTGCCCATCCAAAAGCTTGCCTTTGCTGCCAGAAAGAAAGCTAGATGATGAAGCTATtgagaaaatagaaaggaaacCAGATGTTTTAACATCAATATATCTGCTTTTCTCACGAAGCTTGATCAAGACAACTCTTCTGCTATGGGTTGTCTTCTTCGGAAACTCATTTTCATATTATGGTCTTGTCCTACTTACATCTGAGTTGAGCAACACCAAAAACATTTGCATAACACAAAGATTCTATTTAATTGGTTCAAAACATGACAGTCTTTATCGAGATGTTTTCATCACAAGCTTGTCAG AGTTTCCTGGCCTTCTATTAGCAGCCGTGATGGTGGACAGGGTTGGCCGCAGGATTTCGATGTCAGCTTTGCTTTTCATGGGTTGTTTTTTACTCATCCCATTGCTATATCATCAGTCTGAGGCTTTGACAACAATTTTATTATTCGGAGCTCGCATGTTTATCGAGGGGAGCTTCactattatttatttttatgctccAGAG GTATACCCAACTATAGTTAGAACAACTGGCCTAGGAGCTGCTAGCTCAATCGGGAGAATTGGCGGGATGTTATGCCCCCTTGTGGCAGTTGCACTCCTACAATCTTGCCACcaatttttatcagttattttTTTTGAGATTGCAATAGCTTTTTCAGGTCTCGCCGTGTTATATTTACCAAAGGAAACCAAGGGACGTCCATTGAATGACACTCTGTAG